CGCTCTTATCGTATACGGTAAGAAAATACTTATTCATGGTGTGTAAACTCCCTTCAAGATTCTTAAATTATATTTCTTGTTTTTCGCCAAATTTCCTGCCTTTTTTTATGTTTTCTTTCACTTATCAAAACAGCTGCCACAATTATGGGTATTTTCCCAAATACGAGAACGTGCTTTCGTATATATGGTAAAATAAAGGTTAGAATGTGTAAGAAAAAGGAGAGATGGGTGTTGAAGTTTTTGCATTGTGCTGACCTTCATCTGGACAGCCCTTTCAAAGGATTGAAATATTTGCCCAAACCTATTTTTAAACGGATACAAAACAGCACCTTCCGATCCTTTACTGCAACAGTAAACCTTGCAATAAAGGAGAGGGTGGACTTTGTTGTGATTGCAGGTGATATATATGATGGGGAATCCAGAAGTTTACGAGCGCAGACTTATTTTCGGAAAGAGCTTGAGAGACTGGAAAAACACGAAATTTACACCTTTATGGTTCATGGAAATCATGATCATCTCGAAGGTTCATGGATAGATATTGAATGGCCGATGACTGTTCATATTTTTCAGGGAGGGCTTCCAAGCTCGATGCCCTTTTATAAAAACGGAAAGCTGGCAGCCATGCTGCATGGATTCAGTTATGAGAAACGGTCTGTAGCCGAGAACCGTGCGCCTCATTTTCCGGAGAAAAAGGATGAAGCTTATCATATCGGTATTCTGCACGGAAACGCGGATGGACAAAGCGAACATGAATCCTATGCGCCGTTTAAAGTGACGGAGCTTTTAGGGAAGGGATATGACTATTGGGCTCTCGGGCATATCCATAAGAGAATGGAGCTTAGCCAGGATCCTCCTGTTATCTATCCTGGAAACATTCAAGGCAGAAATCAAAAGGAAACGGGTGAGAAAGGCTGTTATATCGTTGACACTAATAACGGTGTACAGGACTTCCACGCAATGGCAGACATCCTATGGAAGGAAGAATTCATTGATCTTACGGGATGTTCGGCCATGTCGGAAGTGATTGAAACGTGTATCGAAGTGAAAGAGAATGCCAGAACAGAAGGTAAGGGTATACTTCTTAAACTGATCTTAGAGGGCGATTCTTCTTTATTTCATGAGCTGAGTGATGAACTGTTCCTGGATGACCTAATGGAGACCCTTCAGGACGGTGAAGAGGAGAACTTATCTTTTGTTTACCCGTTCGCTGTTGTAAATAGTTTAAGAAGAAGCTGGAATCGTGATCAGCTATTGAACGATGGAGGGTTCGTCGGAGCCCTTTTGCACAACAGCAGTGAATACGAAGAGATGCTGAAAACCACGAGAGAGCTGTTTTTGCACAAAAGAGCCAGACGATATTTAAAGCCTCTTGAACCGGAAGAGGAAGAAGAAATCATCAAGGAGGCAGAAACATTTCTATTACGGTTTTTGCTGAAAGATTAGGAGGTATGAAGCTATGTGGATTAAACAACTGCACATCTATCATTTTGGCAAGTTTCAAAACCTCAAAATAAAGGATTTGTCCAAGGGAGCGGGCTTTATTTCTGGTGAAAATGAAGCGGGTAAATCTACCTTGATGAGTTTTATTAAATGTATGCTCTTTGGTTTTCCTTCTAAGCTTACCAGCGAAAGAAGGTATGAGCCAAAAGATGGGAACCGGATGGGCGGATCTCTTACATTAATGACAGAATCACACGGAGAACTGGCCATTGAGCGCGTAGCAGGAAAAGCGGCAGGTGATGTTACAGTCTATTTGGAGAATGGTGAACAGGCCGGTGAAGATTTTCTGCAAAGCGTGCTGAAAGGGCTGGACCGTTCGCTTTTTCAAGGGATCTATTGTTTTGACATCGATGGACTCCAGGAAATCGAAAAGATCAGCCGGGATCAGCTGGGGAGCTATCTGCTCGGCGCGGGTATGACAGGCAGCAAGGAGCTGCAGGAGCTTGAAGCCCTGCTGGAAAAAAAGCAGGCTGTGCTTTTTAAACCCGGCGGCAGGAAGCCGGTGATCAACGAAATGCTTCAGGAGCTACACACGGCAGAAGAAGATCTGCTGAAGTGGAAAAGGAAAAACGAAGAATTTCAACCCGCCGCTTTGGAATTAAAAGAAGTGAAGGACTCTATACAAAGAGCGGAGAAAGAAAAGGCTCATCATCAGGAACAATGGTATCAGGCTCAAAAGTGGAAATCGGTGCTTCCGCCTCTCCAGAAGTGGAAAGAAAATAAACTGGCACTCGATCAGCTGCAAGAGGGTGAGTTTCCTGAAAATGGACTGCAGCGGCTGGAGTATTTGCAGGAAAAGCTGTTTGATCTTGAAGGAGACTTGGCAGTTTGCAAGAATAAAAACGATGAAATTGAAAAGCAGCTTGCAATTCTGGCAATCGATGAACAAGTACTGAAAGAAGAGGCGCGTATTGAAGCCGTTGGACAGAAAATCCATTATCTTGAGAGTCTCTTGAACGACAAAGCGGGCTTGCTCCAAAAGGCTGAATTGCTAAGCAAAGATATTCAACGTCTTATCCATGAAACAGGCTATGAAGGAGAAGACAATAACCTTTATGAATTGAACAATGGACTTGCAGCAAAAAACGGCCTTGTTCTCATGACAAAAAATCATGAATTGCTGCAGCAGAAGAAAGAATGGATGGATCAGGAGCTGACAGCCTCCCGCAGCCGTCTGGAATCAGCAGAGGAGCGGCTGAAGCTTGCAAAAGGAAAGCTGCTCCATGAAGCGGATTTTCAGAAACTGAAGGAACATGCTGATCAGGATAGAACCTATCGAAGGCTCATGCTCGAAAAAGAACAGCTTCAGATGCAAATCAAAAGTGCAGAGGGATATAGTTCGTCACGCTCAGTTCCCCGGAAAAAGAACTGGATTTCGGCAGGAGCCTTATTTGTTTTTATTGCCGTCATTATCATCTATCTTGTAAGTAAAGGCGAAATGGCTGGAGCTCTGCTTTCAGCTTTGGCGCTGGGTGCCGGTTTCCTGTATTGGATGAAAAGCAGAACGAAAGAAAGAGGTAGCCAGACAGGGAAGGAAGATCTTCCGGCTCTCTTGGTGCAGCTGCAAAAGCTTGAAGAACAGCTTGCAGGCATTTCAAATTTTGAAGAGCTTGACCGTCTACAGCAGCAATGGATCGAGGAGCAAGCGCAGCGCAATGAGTACAATAGGCTTCAGGAAGAAACAAAGCGGCTGGAACAGTCCTACCAGCAAACCGCAGCCGGCTATGACAAGCTGGAGGTGGAGGAGTTTGACAACGAGGCCAGCATACAGGAGTGGAGCAGGGAAAATGGGTTTAATGGACCTTGGCAGCACCTGCTTCTGCCTGGCTATTTTGAAAAGATTGAAAGACTGAAGGAACTGTTGATCGAAAAATATCAATTGGAAGAAAGGCTTTCGCAGCTTCAAGAGAATATTTCCGTTATTTTAGAAGATGTGAACCAGCTTTCAAAACAGCTCGGCCTTTCAGAGCATGCCTCTTATCATGAGAGAATAATGCAAGCACGCATGCTGCTTCAGCAGGAAAAGGAAAAGCAGCGGAGGCTGGAATTGCTTCAGGAAGCAAAACGGGCAGCTGTTGAGAATGAACAGGAATTACTGACGAAGCGTTTAAGTTACACAGCAGAAAGAATCCGGCTCTTTCAAAAGGCCGATGCTGATAACGAAGAGAGTTACAGAAAAAAGGGAGAAGCGGCAGATTCAAGGAAAAAGATACAGGAGCAACTGTCACAGGCTTTGCTCCAGCTTTATGCTTTTGGATACAGCGATGAAGAAATTTTCAATCTTTCGGACAGGCTGCTGGACAAATCCTTTAATCTGGAAAAGGAGATTGCAGCGGCAGCAGCCTCTCTAAAAGAAAGTGAGCATGAGTTAGAAAGCTTCAAGGGTAAAAGTGCTGAACTGTCCCTTCGCCTGCAGCAGCTGCAGGAAGACGGCAGCTACTCGGAATGCCTGCAGCGTTATGAAACGTTAAAGGATGTTCTGCAGGATCACGCAAGAAAGTGGACTGTTTACAGGACAGCCGGGGGTCTGCTGAAACAAACGAAAGAACAGTTTCATGCGGAGCGGCTGCCGGCCATTTTAAAAAAGGCAGGAGTATATTTCTCCCGCATCACCGCGGGGAAATACGTGGATTTATTCCTTGCAGGGGAAAAGGAAAGTTTAATCATTGAGCGGAATGACGGTGTCCGTTTCCAACCCGTGGAGTTAAGCCGCGGGACAGCCGAACAGCTATACTTATGTGTGCGGCTGTCCCTCGCTTCTTTATACCAGAGAGAAGGAATGCCTCTGATTATGGATGATGTGACCGTTAATTTTGATCCTGTCCGTACAAAACAGACCTTGGACCTGCTCATGGAGATCGGTGAAAAGCATCAGATCATCTTCTTTACGTGCCACGAAACACTGTTCAATGACAGGCCTTCCGTGCCGGTCATCCATTTAAAGAAACCGCAGCCTGTCAGACCGGGCGACGGTGCATTTTTATAAATTGACGTGTTTATGATATAAAAAGAGTAGCAGAAGTGCTTTCAGAGCTGAACCTGCACACAGGAGGGGAACGACCAATGAGTGACTATAATGTTTACCTGGTGGAAGATGAAGAGAATCTTTCACAGGTTTTAAAAGCGTATATGGAACAGGAAGGCTGGAACGTGACCGTTTTTGACAATGGCGAAGAGGCCGCGAAAAACGTAGAAGATACCCCTCATCTTTGGATATTAGACATTATGCTCCCTGGAATTGACGGATATGAAGTATTACGAAAGATTAAACAGCATTCCGATACTCCGGTTATTTTTATTTCAGCCAGGGATCAGGACCTCGACCGAATCGTCGGCCTGGAATTGGGCAGTGATGATTATCTTGCAAAGCCATTTATGCCAAGGGAACTTGTCATACGTGCTAAAAAACTTCTGATTCGGGTATATGAAAGCGGAGCACTGGTTCCTAAAAAAATAGAAATCACGGGGTATATCATTGATCCGGTCGCGAGAAAGATTACCTTTGACGAGGAACTGATCAATCTGACATCAAAAGAAATGGATGTTTTGCTGTATTTGATTGAAAATCTTGGTACCTCAAAAGCCAGGGAAGAGATCCTGGCTCACGTGTGGGGCTCTGATTATTTTGGCTCTGAACGTGCGGTTGATGATGTCATACGGCGGGTAAGAAAAAAGATGCCGCGCTTAAATCTTGAAACGGTCTACGGTAACGGGTATAGGATCGTAACCTCATGATCCGTTTAAACCTGACACAGAGAATCTGGATATCGTTCGCCATTTTAATTCTTCTCATAGGGCTTATTCTTGCTATTATCTTTCCGCTATCTATTAAAAAAACGATGACAGATGAAACCTATAAGATTATCAAAATCGAACAGGATAAACTTATGGATCAGGATAAAGAGATTCCTCAGCCTGATACATCGATTGATTTTATTGAGCGCAGAAAATTAGGCCGTTCTGTCGGACATGTGGTCATCAAAAATGATTATCTTGGCACAAAAGGAGATTATATTCCCGATCGCGTATTGGCTGAAATGAGTTCACATGCCTATAAGCAGAAATCTGACCAGCAAAAGTATGAACTGACGTTTGGCGATGCCACGCTGTTTTACATCGTTAAAAGACTGGAAACTGATTCACATGGCAACTTTTATTTAATTTCCTACATGTGGGATACGTACCGTGACCAGATGGTGGACC
This genomic stretch from Fictibacillus marinisediminis harbors:
- a CDS encoding response regulator transcription factor produces the protein MSDYNVYLVEDEENLSQVLKAYMEQEGWNVTVFDNGEEAAKNVEDTPHLWILDIMLPGIDGYEVLRKIKQHSDTPVIFISARDQDLDRIVGLELGSDDYLAKPFMPRELVIRAKKLLIRVYESGALVPKKIEITGYIIDPVARKITFDEELINLTSKEMDVLLYLIENLGTSKAREEILAHVWGSDYFGSERAVDDVIRRVRKKMPRLNLETVYGNGYRIVTS
- a CDS encoding metallophosphoesterase family protein, producing MKFLHCADLHLDSPFKGLKYLPKPIFKRIQNSTFRSFTATVNLAIKERVDFVVIAGDIYDGESRSLRAQTYFRKELERLEKHEIYTFMVHGNHDHLEGSWIDIEWPMTVHIFQGGLPSSMPFYKNGKLAAMLHGFSYEKRSVAENRAPHFPEKKDEAYHIGILHGNADGQSEHESYAPFKVTELLGKGYDYWALGHIHKRMELSQDPPVIYPGNIQGRNQKETGEKGCYIVDTNNGVQDFHAMADILWKEEFIDLTGCSAMSEVIETCIEVKENARTEGKGILLKLILEGDSSLFHELSDELFLDDLMETLQDGEEENLSFVYPFAVVNSLRRSWNRDQLLNDGGFVGALLHNSSEYEEMLKTTRELFLHKRARRYLKPLEPEEEEEIIKEAETFLLRFLLKD
- a CDS encoding AAA family ATPase, translated to MWIKQLHIYHFGKFQNLKIKDLSKGAGFISGENEAGKSTLMSFIKCMLFGFPSKLTSERRYEPKDGNRMGGSLTLMTESHGELAIERVAGKAAGDVTVYLENGEQAGEDFLQSVLKGLDRSLFQGIYCFDIDGLQEIEKISRDQLGSYLLGAGMTGSKELQELEALLEKKQAVLFKPGGRKPVINEMLQELHTAEEDLLKWKRKNEEFQPAALELKEVKDSIQRAEKEKAHHQEQWYQAQKWKSVLPPLQKWKENKLALDQLQEGEFPENGLQRLEYLQEKLFDLEGDLAVCKNKNDEIEKQLAILAIDEQVLKEEARIEAVGQKIHYLESLLNDKAGLLQKAELLSKDIQRLIHETGYEGEDNNLYELNNGLAAKNGLVLMTKNHELLQQKKEWMDQELTASRSRLESAEERLKLAKGKLLHEADFQKLKEHADQDRTYRRLMLEKEQLQMQIKSAEGYSSSRSVPRKKNWISAGALFVFIAVIIIYLVSKGEMAGALLSALALGAGFLYWMKSRTKERGSQTGKEDLPALLVQLQKLEEQLAGISNFEELDRLQQQWIEEQAQRNEYNRLQEETKRLEQSYQQTAAGYDKLEVEEFDNEASIQEWSRENGFNGPWQHLLLPGYFEKIERLKELLIEKYQLEERLSQLQENISVILEDVNQLSKQLGLSEHASYHERIMQARMLLQQEKEKQRRLELLQEAKRAAVENEQELLTKRLSYTAERIRLFQKADADNEESYRKKGEAADSRKKIQEQLSQALLQLYAFGYSDEEIFNLSDRLLDKSFNLEKEIAAAAASLKESEHELESFKGKSAELSLRLQQLQEDGSYSECLQRYETLKDVLQDHARKWTVYRTAGGLLKQTKEQFHAERLPAILKKAGVYFSRITAGKYVDLFLAGEKESLIIERNDGVRFQPVELSRGTAEQLYLCVRLSLASLYQREGMPLIMDDVTVNFDPVRTKQTLDLLMEIGEKHQIIFFTCHETLFNDRPSVPVIHLKKPQPVRPGDGAFL